The sequence GCCGATGGCGACAAGCCCTTCGTTGCGGGCATCGTCGCGCCCGTTGCCAGCGGTGCCTTGTTCCTCGCGCAGCGCGTGGTCGACCTGGTCTCCTTCCCGCTGCAGGTCGCCATCGCCAATGCCTTGCCGCGTTTGCTCGAGGCCCGTCCGGAGATGCGAGCGGGGGCGTGGCGCCGCGCCTTGTTGTGGCCTGCGTTGTATGCGGTGATGGCGAGTGCGTTATTGCTGGGCGTGTCGGAAGTGCTGCGCGGCCTGGGGCCGGATTACACGATCGCGGTGATGGCCGTCGCGTGGTTGTGGTGGTTGCCGATCCTCGGGTTTATCCGCGGCACGTTGGGCAACGCGGCGGTGTTGTCGGGGCGCAGCGATGCCTACGTGCGTGCGCTTTCGTTGGGCGCGGGGATGCGCATCCTCGGTGCGATCTGCCTGCTTGGCCTGTTCGGGTGGGAAGGCGCGCTGGCGAGCCTGCTGCTCGCCGAATGCGTGGTGATCGTGTATCTGCTCGCCGCCTCGCGCAGGCCGCGGCAAGTGGTGGCGACGGAGCCAGGCGCCCATCGATGAATGCGGTGCGCGATTCGGGTTAGAGTCCGGCGCACTCACCATCGACGCAAGAGGACGCCGTGGCATCTGCAACGCAGGATCTCGACCTGTTCGTCCGTGACGCATTGGCGAAAGGCGCATCGAAGGAACAGATCGCCGCGACGTTGGGCGGGGCAGGGTGGTCGACGGAGCAAGTGACGCGGGCCTTGTCCGCGTTCTCGGACGTGCCCTTCGTCGTTCCGGTGCCCAAGCCGCGTGCCACGATGTCGGCGCGCGAAGCCTTCTTCTATCTGCTGATGTTCGCCGCGTTGTATATGGCGGCGTTCCATCTGTGCGATCTGGTGTTCGATTTGCTGGATGGTGCGGACAGCGCCGCGGATGCGTTGGCCGGCAGGAGTCGCGCGGACATTCGCTGGTCGATGGCAACGTTGCTCATCGCGTTTCCCGTGTTCCTGTGGATGTCGCGCCTGGTCGGGCGCAACGTCGCGCGCGATCCGCTCCAGCGCTTGTCGCCGGTGCGCCGTTGGCTCACCTATCTCACGCTCTTCCTTGCGGCGCTCGCGCTGATCATCGATGCGATCACGCTGGTGTCGCGCTTCTTCGGCGGCGACCTGCGGTGGGTGTTCCTCCTGAAGGTGCTCACGGTGGCGGCCGTGGCCGGCGCGATCTTCGGCCATTACCTGCGCGACCTGCGCCGGGGCGAGGAACCAGCAGGGTCTGCGTCCGCCGACCGGTTCGGCGGATTGCTCGCGGCAGCCAGCACGCTCGCCGTCCTCGGCGCGGTCGTGTGGGGGGTGGTCGTCACCGGCTCGCCGTCGGAAATGCGGCAGATCCGCATCGACGCACACCGCGTCAAGGACATCGACGAGATCGTCGACGCCGTTCGAGACCACGCGAAGGAAGCAGGCAGCCTCCCGACCTCCCTCGATCCCATCGCGGCGGAGCCGGGCAGTCGATTGGCACTGCGCGATCCGGAAACCGCCGCACCGTATGAATACGTGCGCGTGGACGACACGCATTTCCGCGTGTGCGCCCGATTTGCCACCGACACCGCGCATGCGAGGCCCGAGGGTTACCCGGCGGAACTGACGCCATGGAACCACGGCGCCGGCCAGCACTGCTTCACGCGCAGTTGGAAGCCGAAGGAATCGATCAACGAAGAAGCGGCAAGCGGGGTCGAGAGCGCGGGTCCCTGATCGATTGACGCGAGGCGCACCTCACCGCGCCTCGCTGATCGCCTCGATCTTCCCGTCCCGCATCTCGATGCGGATGGTCTTGCCGTCGCGGTACCACTCCCAGGTCTCGCTCAACATCGCGCCGAAGCGGTTCTCGTTCTGCACGACGTTGTCCGGCTTGCCGAGCAACTGGCGCGCCTTGCCCGAGGGATCGCCGTCGACCAGCACATGCGGCCCGATGGCCAGCGTGTCGGCGAAGGCGGGGTGGGCGAGCAGCAGCAACATCGGCAGCAGGGCGCGTTTCATGGAACGACTCCGGGTGGGGGTGGTCCCATCCTGTCGAACCGATCCACGCCGATTGCCTATTTATTGGCATGCGATGGACGGCGGGCCGGACGCAGCGGCGATTCCCGTTGTGTCCGGCACATGGGTCCCTCAAGACCGAAGGTGAGTCCAATGCCCAAGTTCGTCATCGAACGCGAGGTTCCCGGTGCCGGCCAACTGACGTCGGCCGAACTGCAGAGCATCGCCAAGCGTTCCAATGGTGTGTTGCGCCAGCTCGGCCCCGAGATCCAGTGGGTCGAGAGCTATGTCACCGGCAATCACCTGCATTGCGTCTACGTGGCGCCGGACGAAGAGATGGTGCGCGAGCACGGCCGCCTCGGCGGCTTCCCGGTGACGCGCGTGTTCCAGGTGGCCCACGTCATCGACCCGACGACGGCCGAGACCCTCTGATCCCGGCCCAACGCCACGCCGAGGGGGCGATCCCATGACCGCAATGGTGTGGGATTTCACCATCCAGACGCTGTCGGGGATCGTCGGGGTGTTCGTGGGCGTGTGGCTTGCGCTGGTGTTCGAGCGGCGCAAGCGCGTCCAGGACGCGGCCGAGGAAGAAGCGCGGGTGATGGGCGAGTTCGATCGCGTCTTCGACTCCATTGTCAGCAGCGTGATCAAGAACACCGCGGAAGCGAAGCGCCTGTTGCGCCTGCTCGGCACGCCGCGCTGCCCGGCGATGCTGCATGCCGACTTGGAAACGGCGGTGTGGTACGCGAGCCATGGGCAGTTCACGCAGTTGTGCCGCAACGTGGATGAGCGCGTGATCTTTGCGCAGTTCTTCGATGACGTGCGACGGCTGCAGGCCTTCCTCGACTTCCGCACCAACCTGCAGGTGTCCTTGCTCGAGCAGCGGCGGGACAAGGACGAATTCGACGTGCAGGTGTTGACGACGGATGTGGACAAGCACCTGGCGTCGCTGGC comes from Lysobacter sp. KIS68-7 and encodes:
- a CDS encoding DUF4242 domain-containing protein, which produces MPKFVIEREVPGAGQLTSAELQSIAKRSNGVLRQLGPEIQWVESYVTGNHLHCVYVAPDEEMVREHGRLGGFPVTRVFQVAHVIDPTTAETL
- a CDS encoding DUF5671 domain-containing protein produces the protein MASATQDLDLFVRDALAKGASKEQIAATLGGAGWSTEQVTRALSAFSDVPFVVPVPKPRATMSAREAFFYLLMFAALYMAAFHLCDLVFDLLDGADSAADALAGRSRADIRWSMATLLIAFPVFLWMSRLVGRNVARDPLQRLSPVRRWLTYLTLFLAALALIIDAITLVSRFFGGDLRWVFLLKVLTVAAVAGAIFGHYLRDLRRGEEPAGSASADRFGGLLAAASTLAVLGAVVWGVVVTGSPSEMRQIRIDAHRVKDIDEIVDAVRDHAKEAGSLPTSLDPIAAEPGSRLALRDPETAAPYEYVRVDDTHFRVCARFATDTAHARPEGYPAELTPWNHGAGQHCFTRSWKPKESINEEAASGVESAGP